The Bacteroidales bacterium genome has a window encoding:
- the panB gene encoding 3-methyl-2-oxobutanoate hydroxymethyltransferase: MSSAKKIKKVTTHVLNEMKLRKERISMLTAYDYSMARILDKAEIDVILVGDSASNVMAGNETTLPITLDEMIYHAKSVVRAVERAFVAVDLPFGSYQGNSKEALMSAIRIMKETGGHAVKMEGGSEIEESVKRILSAGIPVMGHLGLTPQSIYKFGTYKVRATEEEEANKLIEDAHLLENAGCFALVLEKVPANLAGKIAEELTIPVIGIGAGKYVDGQVLVLHDMLGINQDFSPRFLRRYHNLYEEVLGAVQAYIQDIKNEDFPNDNEQY; the protein is encoded by the coding sequence ATGTCATCAGCAAAAAAGATTAAGAAGGTAACCACCCATGTATTAAATGAAATGAAACTCAGGAAGGAGAGGATATCCATGCTTACTGCCTATGATTATTCTATGGCACGTATACTGGATAAAGCCGAAATTGATGTGATCCTTGTGGGGGATTCCGCATCGAATGTGATGGCCGGTAATGAAACCACCCTCCCGATTACTCTTGATGAGATGATTTATCATGCAAAATCTGTTGTTAGGGCTGTAGAAAGAGCTTTTGTGGCTGTAGACCTTCCGTTTGGTTCCTATCAGGGGAATTCAAAAGAAGCACTGATGTCGGCAATCCGTATAATGAAGGAGACTGGTGGCCATGCGGTGAAAATGGAGGGTGGAAGTGAAATAGAAGAATCGGTTAAACGAATTCTTTCGGCAGGTATTCCTGTTATGGGGCACCTGGGTTTAACTCCCCAGTCCATTTATAAATTCGGAACTTATAAGGTAAGGGCCACAGAAGAAGAGGAAGCCAATAAGCTTATTGAAGATGCACATCTTCTGGAAAATGCCGGGTGTTTTGCACTTGTTTTGGAGAAAGTTCCCGCCAATCTTGCAGGTAAAATTGCTGAAGAATTGACAATTCCTGTAATTGGTATAGGAGCCGGAAAATATGTGGATGGACAGGTTTTGGTATTGCATGATATGCTGGGCATCAATCAGGATTTTTCTCCCAGGTTTTTACGGCGTTACCATAATTTGTATGAAGAGGTACTGGGTGCGGTGCAGGCCTATATTCAGGATATAAAAAATGAAGATTTTCCCAACGATAATGAACAGTATTAA
- a CDS encoding RluA family pseudouridine synthase, with protein MEVLYEDNHLIAVNKNNNDLVQGDNTGDESLDQKVKQYLKDKYGKPGNVFLGVTHRLDRPVSGAVLFAKTGKALSRVNRLFKEKKIEKIYWAIVKNAPELPNGYLKHYLVRNPQKNKSFAFDQPVENSKQAILTYKLLVSSDRYHLLEIRPETGRHHQIRSQLSKIGSPIKGDLKYGFSRSNKNGGISLHSRQIIFIHPVRNTSVSITADPPRDKLWDFFLQNLK; from the coding sequence ATGGAAGTCCTGTATGAGGACAATCATCTTATAGCAGTAAATAAAAACAATAATGACCTGGTCCAGGGAGACAACACAGGAGATGAATCACTTGATCAAAAGGTCAAACAATATTTAAAGGATAAGTACGGCAAACCAGGGAACGTATTTTTGGGGGTAACCCATAGATTGGACAGACCGGTAAGTGGAGCCGTGCTTTTTGCAAAAACCGGCAAGGCATTGTCAAGAGTCAACCGGTTGTTCAAGGAGAAAAAAATAGAAAAGATCTATTGGGCCATTGTGAAAAATGCTCCGGAACTGCCCAATGGATATTTGAAACATTACCTCGTCAGAAATCCACAAAAAAACAAATCTTTTGCTTTTGATCAGCCCGTGGAAAATTCCAAACAAGCCATACTTACCTATAAATTGCTGGTTTCTTCCGATCGATATCATTTGTTGGAGATCAGACCTGAGACAGGAAGGCACCATCAAATCAGAAGCCAGCTTTCAAAAATCGGTTCTCCCATTAAAGGTGATCTTAAGTACGGTTTTTCCAGAAGCAACAAAAATGGAGGTATCTCTCTTCATTCCAGACAAATAATCTTTATTCATCCGGTCCGGAACACATCGGTGTCAATAACAGCCGACCCACCCAGGGATAAATTGTGGGATTTTTTTCTTCAAAATCTGAAATAA
- a CDS encoding HU family DNA-binding protein: MNKAELIDAIANEANLTKADAKKALDAFVDATTKSLKKGERVALVGFGSFSVARRSQRTGRNPQTGKPITIKAKNVVKFKPGSDLSEAVQ, from the coding sequence ATGAACAAAGCAGAATTAATTGATGCAATCGCAAACGAGGCCAATTTAACAAAGGCCGATGCAAAGAAAGCTTTAGATGCTTTTGTAGACGCAACTACTAAGTCTCTGAAAAAAGGCGAAAGAGTAGCTTTAGTTGGATTTGGTTCTTTCTCAGTGGCCAGAAGAAGCCAAAGAACCGGTAGAAATCCGCAAACAGGTAAGCCAATTACCATTAAAGCGAAAAATGTGGTTAAATTTAAGCCAGGATCTGACCTTTCTGAGGCTGTTCAGTAG